A window of Roseateles sp. XES5 genomic DNA:
GTACGGCGGCGCCGGACTGAACTATGTGGCCTACGGCCTGATCGCCCGCGAGGTGGAGCGGGTGGACTCGGGCTACCGCTCCATGATGAGCGTGCAGAGCTCCCTGGTGATGGTGCCGATCAACGAGTTCGGCAGCGAAGCCACCAAGCAGAAGTACCTGCCCAAGCTGGCCAGCGGCGAGTGGATCGGCTGCTTCGGCCTGACCGAACCCAACCACGGCTCCGACCCCGGCTCCATGATCACCCGCGCCAAGAAGGTGGACGGCGGCTACTCGATCAGCGGTGCCAAGATGTGGATCACCAACAGCCCCATCGCCGATGTCTTCGTGGTCTGGGCCAAGGACGAGGGCGGCCAGATTCGCGGCTTCGTGCTGGAGAAGGGCTGGAAGGGTCTGAGCGCCCCGGCCATTCACGGTAAGGTGGGCCTGCGCGCCAGCATCACCGGCGAGATCGTGATGGACGAGGTCTTCTGCCCCGAGGAGAACGCCTTCCCCGAGGTGCGCGGCCTGAAGGGCCCCTTCACCTGCCTGAACAGCGCCCGCTACGGCATTGCCTGGGGCGCGCTGGGGGCCGCCGAGGACTGCTGGCACAAGGCCCGCCAGTACACCATGGACCGCAAGCAGTTCGGCAAGCCCCTGGCCGCCAATCAGCTGATCCAGAAGAAGCTGGCCGATATGCAGACCGAGATCACCCTGGGCCTGCAGGGCTGCCTGCGCCTGGGCCGCATGAAGGACGAGGGCACGGCCGCGGTGGAGATCACCTCCATCATGAAGCGCAACAGCTGCGGCAAGGCCCTGGACATCGCCCGCATGGCGCGCGACATGCTGGGCGGCAACGGCATCAGCGACGAGTTCGGCATCGCCCGCCATCTGGTCAACCTGGAGGTGGTCAACACCTACGAGGGCACGCACGACATCCATGCCCTGATCCTGGGCCGCGCCCAGACCGGCCTGCAGGCCTTCCAGTAAGCCGATCCGGCATCGCCGAAAATTCCGGCGGCCGCTTGCCAGAGCATGTCAGGTTCAGATTGAACCAGACATGCTCTAAATTTTTTTGTTTTCGTTTGGCTTTTCGGGAAAACCGGTTCCCACTTTTCCCTGACAAACTCTAAAATGCGAGCGGCCGCTTTCACGTTTTATCCATCCCGTTTCGATACAGTTCAAACCCGGCAACAGAAGCGGGAGGGCGGCATGCCCCTCGACCACATCCACGACCAGCTTCGCCTGCGCCATCCCAAGCGCAGCTTCGTCCAGTATCGCATCGACAAGCCCGGTTTCGTCACGCCCATCGGCCACCACCTCAGCACGGCGATGCGCTATACCTGCCTCATCCGCAGCATTTCGAGCGCCGGCGCGGTCCTGTCGATCAACAAGACGCTGGAACTGCCGGAGAATTTCTACCTGGAGATCCACGGCATCCGCGACGAGATCCCCTGCACGGAGTTCAAGCGCGACGGCGAGGAGCTGGTGGTGCGCTTCAACATGTTCCTCGATGCGGATTTCCTCAACATGGTGCTCGGCCGCCAGGTCGAAACGCACGACGCCTAGGCCGCAGGTCCCGGAAAAACACAGCGGTTAAAGTTTTAAATATTTGTTTCAACGAAACAAAATACTCGCCTGCAAAACTCCCCCATCTGTCGGACATGATGTCCCCCAACGGGAGTGAGGCAATGAGTATCGGTGCCGACCAGCGGTCCTCCGCAGGATTGTACGAACGCAAATGGGAACGCTTTGCCGTCAACCGGCAGGGCATGCTGATGACAGTCGGCTTCGACCTTGCCGCGCCGAAGATGCGCAGCTGCAAGCTGGTCGACATCTCGCAGGGCGGCGCAAGCTTCACCGTCACCACGACGATCGGCCTGCCGCTGCACTATTACCTCTCCATCGTCGGCGTCACCTCGCGCATCGGCTGCGCGGAGGTCTATCGCAACGACAACCGCATCGGCGTGCAGTTCATCAAGGAAATCGACGAGGAACTGCTGCACACCATCGTGCGCTCCGACTACTTCACCGGCGGTGTGAACACCAAGCCGAAGAAGGAAGAGCGCCGCTACGTGGCGGGCGTCGAACGGGGCGGTGTCGGCTCGGCCGTCATCTGAGCGTTTCGCCTTTTCCGATTATTGGCTAGGGTGCCCGCTGGAAGCCGATTCCGGCGGGCATTCTTGCGCGCCATCGGCCGCCGTTCCGATCCTTCACCCCTGCCAGGCGCCTTCATGTCCGCATTCTCCCGCTTCACCGCCCTCGCCCAGACCCTGCCCGCCACGGTTCCCTTCGTCGGGCCGGAAGCCATCGAGCGCAACCGCGGCCTTGCCGTGCGCGCCCGCATCGGCGCGAACGAAAGCGGCTTCGGCCCGGCCCCCTCCGTGCTGGAGGCGATGCGGGCGGCGGGCGAAACGACCTGGATGTACAGCGATCCGGAGAATTTCGAGCTGCGCGAGGCGCTGGCCCGCCACCACGGCATTTCCCGCGACAATATCGCGGTCGGCGGCGGCATCGACGGGCTGCTCGGCGAGATCGCCCGTCTCGTCATCACGCCGGGTACGCCGGTCGTGACCTCGCTCGGCGGTTATCCCACCTTCAACTATCATGTGAACGGGTTTGGCGGGCGGCTCGTCACCGTGCCCTATGCCGGCGACCGGGAGGACCTTGCCGGTCTTCTCGACGCCGTGCGCCGGGAAAATGCGCCCCTCGTCTATTTCGCCAATCCGGACAATCCGATGGGAAGCTGGTGGGACGCAGACAGCGTCGTCTCCTTCGCGCGGGCGCTGCCGGAAACGACGCTGCTCATTCTCGACGAGGCCTATGGTGAAACGGCGCCTTCAGGCACCATTCCGGCGATCGGCGCGCTGATCGGCCAGCCGAACGTCTTGCGCATGCGCACCTTCTCCAAGGCCTATGGCCTTGCCGGCGCACGGGTCGGCTATGCCATCGGCACGCTCGGCAATGCGCAGGCCTTCGACAAGATCCGAAATCATTTCGGCATGGCCCGGGTTTCGGTTCAGGCGGCGCTCGCGGCACTGAAGGACCAGGCTTATCTGGCGGATGTCATCACCCGTATCAGCGCGTCCCGCGAACGCATCGCGAAGATCACGCAGTCCAACGGCTTGCTGCCCCTCGCCTCCGCCACCAATTTCGTCACCGTCGACTGCGGCCGGGACGGCACCCACGCCAAGGCCATTGTCGACGGGTTGATGGAGCATGGCGTCTTCATCCGCATGCCGGGCGTCGCCCCCCATAACCGATGCATCCGCATCAGCGTCGGGCCGGAAAACGATATGGCGTTGCTCGAGGAAGCGTTGCCGCAGGTTCTGAAACGGCTGGCTTGATGGCCGAGCATCTTCGCTCAGGGCGCGGATCCGGTTCTGGTGCCGTTTATCGCCGCCTGTCCGTGATGCTTTTCTGACCCCTGGCCAGCCGGTTTCTCAGTGAACCGTCATCCACTCGCGGGCGGCGCGCAGCGCCAGAGCGAGGTCGGTCTTCGTCATCGTCGCGGCAAGGTCGGCGCGCAGCTCGGCGGCGCGCTCACAACCCTTGATGGCGGCGATGTTGAGCCATTTGTGGGCCTGCACGACATCAATGTCGCAGCCGCGACCCGTCGCATACATGAGGCCCATGTCGCAGAAGATTTCAGCGCGGTTCTCGCCGCCGGTCATGGCGGCCGTTTCGGTGGTCTGAAAGTCAAAGCGTGCCATTTTCGTTAGTCCCTGTCTGACTGGTTTACTGCTCTTAGTACCTGTTTTACCTGCCCTTTCGGGCCGCCTCTGGCGCCTGCCGTCTTCCGCGGCCTGGTCTTCCTTCAGCGTTTTGCCGGCCGGTTTTTCCGTGCTCGTCTTATGGCTCCACTATGCCGCGGGGCTTTCAAAATGCGCTTAAAATGCATGCTTAATTTGAGACGAACAAAATCCAAACGCTTGGTAAAATTGGATTTTCGTTAAACATCGCACCCTCTGGAATCCGGCGAATTCGCTTCAAAATTTACCGATTGTTCAACCGGCGATTTCAACCTTTCGCTAACCACGGCAAACGGCAGCATTTTTCCGCATCGCGATTTTCCGCCGCCGGAAGCCCCGGAAAACCGTGCCTCGGGCATATTTACCTTTACGTGTGCGTAAGATATATTCCGGTTCTCATTCTGGAGGAGGAAGAGAATGAAACTGAGGACATGGATCGCCGCCGCCCTTCTGACCGTTCCGGGCGTCGCCCTTGCCGCCGAGCCGATCGAAGGCAACTGGAAGACGGCCACGGGCTCCACCGCCGCCATCACCAAATGCGGCGGCAGCTTCTGCATCACGCTGAAGACGGGCAAGCATGCCGGCAAGCGCATCGGCAAGCTGGACGGCTCGGGCGCCGACTATACCGGCTCGATCACCGACCCGGAAACCGACAAGACCTATAGCGGTTCGGGCGCCGTCAACGGCAATTCGCTGCGCATGAAGGGCTGCGTGCTCGCCGTGCTCTGCAAGTCGCAGACCTGGTCGCGCCTCTGAACCGAGCGCATATCGTTGAAAAAGCCGGCGTCCCGACGCCGGCTTATACATTGCGAGGCCGGAGCATCGGTTATGATGCTCCGGCCTCGTTTGTCATTTGGGTGGTTGCAACACCTAGATGACGGTGCGTAGAGCGGTTGGGCCTTAGCCGGCTTGAACTTTCCGTTCGGAAAAAAGCAGAACCCTTCGCGCATTTCGAGGCTTCGTCGAACCGTTGAGAGAGCTTCGCGCTCGCGTATAAGGGAGACCAGCCTCGTGTCCCATGCTAGCCGTTTTGTCGGCATCGACATATCGAAATCGTCATTCGACATCTGCATCCTGCCGGAACGACAGGTGGCGACCTTTGCCAACACGGCTGAAGGCATTTGCACGTTCATCGCTCTCATGGCCGATCTCGTGGGGATAGAGCGCCTGGTGATCGAGCCGACCGGCGGCTATGAACGCGGTGTGGTCGACGCCTTGCTCGCCGCCCGCCTGCCCGTCGCCAAGGTCAAT
This region includes:
- a CDS encoding acyl-CoA dehydrogenase, whose translation is MSEHHSATPQQARAKMAPFDWADPFLLEDQLSDEERMIRDTARAYCQDKLASRVTEANRNEIFHREIMSEMGELGLLGPTIPEQYGGAGLNYVAYGLIAREVERVDSGYRSMMSVQSSLVMVPINEFGSEATKQKYLPKLASGEWIGCFGLTEPNHGSDPGSMITRAKKVDGGYSISGAKMWITNSPIADVFVVWAKDEGGQIRGFVLEKGWKGLSAPAIHGKVGLRASITGEIVMDEVFCPEENAFPEVRGLKGPFTCLNSARYGIAWGALGAAEDCWHKARQYTMDRKQFGKPLAANQLIQKKLADMQTEITLGLQGCLRLGRMKDEGTAAVEITSIMKRNSCGKALDIARMARDMLGGNGISDEFGIARHLVNLEVVNTYEGTHDIHALILGRAQTGLQAFQ
- a CDS encoding PilZ domain-containing protein, translated to MSIGADQRSSAGLYERKWERFAVNRQGMLMTVGFDLAAPKMRSCKLVDISQGGASFTVTTTIGLPLHYYLSIVGVTSRIGCAEVYRNDNRIGVQFIKEIDEELLHTIVRSDYFTGGVNTKPKKEERRYVAGVERGGVGSAVI
- a CDS encoding pyridoxal phosphate-dependent aminotransferase; amino-acid sequence: MSAFSRFTALAQTLPATVPFVGPEAIERNRGLAVRARIGANESGFGPAPSVLEAMRAAGETTWMYSDPENFELREALARHHGISRDNIAVGGGIDGLLGEIARLVITPGTPVVTSLGGYPTFNYHVNGFGGRLVTVPYAGDREDLAGLLDAVRRENAPLVYFANPDNPMGSWWDADSVVSFARALPETTLLILDEAYGETAPSGTIPAIGALIGQPNVLRMRTFSKAYGLAGARVGYAIGTLGNAQAFDKIRNHFGMARVSVQAALAALKDQAYLADVITRISASRERIAKITQSNGLLPLASATNFVTVDCGRDGTHAKAIVDGLMEHGVFIRMPGVAPHNRCIRISVGPENDMALLEEALPQVLKRLA
- a CDS encoding DUF2147 domain-containing protein; translation: MKLRTWIAAALLTVPGVALAAEPIEGNWKTATGSTAAITKCGGSFCITLKTGKHAGKRIGKLDGSGADYTGSITDPETDKTYSGSGAVNGNSLRMKGCVLAVLCKSQTWSRL